In Kogia breviceps isolate mKogBre1 chromosome 7, mKogBre1 haplotype 1, whole genome shotgun sequence, a single window of DNA contains:
- the C7H11orf97 gene encoding uncharacterized protein C11orf97 homolog, producing the protein MRGEEAVTAVAMPEAGRDGEQPRPPAGLGCGARGETGGRGPQESRKQWKKFLYCEPHKRIKEVLEEEPYIKRDECHIKHLPAGNTGSCPGPGRSHMPQSSWAHER; encoded by the exons ATGAGGGGGGAGGAGGCGGTGACCGCGGTGGCGATGCCCGAGGCGGGCCGCGACGGCGAGCAGCCTCGGCCGCCCGCAGGCCTGGGGTGCGGGGCGCGCGGGGAGACCGGAGGCCGCGGCCCCCAAGAGTCCCGGAAGCAGT GGAAGAAATTTTTATATTGTGAGCCACATAAGAGAATTAAGGAAGTACTGGAAGAAGAGCCTTATATTAAGAGAGATGAATGCCACATTAAACATCTACCTGCAG ggaacacgggttcgtgccccggtccgggaagatcccacatgccgcagagcagctgggcccatgagc GTTAA